Proteins encoded together in one Anopheles darlingi chromosome 3, idAnoDarlMG_H_01, whole genome shotgun sequence window:
- the LOC125953972 gene encoding proton-associated sugar transporter A-like, with product MATEKTHPSTSLTNLPTDDDEVLRGMLSRRYHYAKAHTTSTYQHTFRKKSRWELIRLSLLIVGIECTYATETAFVAPILLAIGLPHTVMTMMWAMPPIIGVLFVPVVASVSDRLRLRWGRRRPVLLVLGTAMLLGMMLLPHGRQIGAAIGLQSVAWIATITTIGLTTTDFAAEASNGLCRTYAMEVCTIRDQARVLSTMMLIGGMGGMLGYLFGAIDWSAFAIGQYFVSNEAAVFTANWFVLLVGLVSTLTSFPEIPLPVQEADELLRPVTHRMLQHEVKRLKGGADAEQLTAVPDQTETIGFRRFVRNMVRMPRSMKLLCLTQFLSHMGYLPYCLYFTDFVAAQVYDGDVQALAGSRELLRYEEGLRFACWGMALFAASASLYSLVIERLIERFGARAVYVGGLSAHCIGMLAMGFVHERSIVLVCCALTGIMYATIYSIPFLLISHYHSKNSFAMEDGKCVESTEARGFGADVSMMSSVLCLAQLIVSLVMGALIDAAGTTTVIIFTASGCTLLAAISAMSLLYMDL from the exons ATGGCGACCGAAAAGACGCACCCTAGCACATCGCTTACGAACcttccgaccgacgacgatgaggtgcTGCGCGGTATGCTTAGCCGGCGCTACCATTACGCCAAGGCGCACACGACCAGCACCTATCAGCACACCTTCCG GAAAAAGTCCCGCTGGGAGCTGATCCGGTTGTCGCTGCTGATCGTCGGTATCGAGTGTACGTACGCGACGGAGACAGCGTTCGTGGCACCGATCCTGCTGGCCATCGGTTTACCGCAcacggtgatgacgatgatgtgggCAATGCCACCGATCATCGGTGTACTGTTTGTGCCGGTCGTCGCTTCGGTCAGTGATCGGTTGCGGCTCAGGTGGGGCCGCCGACGGCCCGTTCTGCTCGTACTCGGCACGGCGATGCTCCTGGGTATGATGTTGCTACCGCATGGACGCCAGATCGGTGCGGCGATCGGATTGCAGAGCGTGGCGTGGATTGCAACCATCACGACGATCGGTCTCACGACGACTGACTTTGCGGCCGAAGCTTCGAACGGGCTCTGCCGGACGTACGCGATGGAGGTGTGCACGATCCGTGATCAGGCCCGGGTACTCagcacgatgatgctgatcggGGGGATGGGCGGTATGCTGGGCTATCTGTTCGGGGCGATCGATTGGAGTGCGTTCGCGATCGGCCAGTACTTTGTGAGCAATGAGGCCGCCGTCTTTACCGCCAACTGGttcgtgctgctggtcggaTTGGTCAGTACGCTCACGAGCTTCCCGGAGATTCCGCTACCGGTGCAGGAAGCGGACGAACTGCTTCGTCCCGTCACGCACCGGATGCTGCAGCATGAGGTGAAGCGGTTAAAGGGTGGCGCAGATGCAGAACAGCTCACCGCGGTACCGGATCAAACGGAAACGATCGGTTTCCGGAGGTTCGTGCGCAATATGGTCCGGATGCCGCGTTCGATGAAGCTGCTCTGCCTCACCCAGTTCCTGTCCCATATGGGTTACCTGCCGTACTGCTTGTACTTTACGGATTTCGTCGCGGCGCAGGTGTACGATGGTGACGTGCAG GCTCTGGCAGGCTCACGCGAATTGCTACGCTACGAGGAAGGGTTACGGTTTGCCTGCTGGGGTATGGCGTTGTTTGCGGCCTCCGCATCGCTTTACTCGCTCGTAATTGAGCGGCTGATTGAACGGTTCGGTGCACGGGCCGTCTACGTCGGTGGGCTATCCGCTCACTGCATCGGTATGTTGGCGATGGGGTTCGTGCACGAGCGGAGCATCGTGCTGGTATGCTGTGCCCTCACCGGCATCATGTACGCCACCATCTACTCGATACCGTTTCTGCTGATCTCACACTATCACTCCAAGAACTCG TTTGCGATGGAGGACGGCAAGTGCGTGGAAAGTACGGAGGCGCGTGGATTCGGGGCCGATGTGTCGATGATGAGCAGCGTTCTCTGCCTAGCCCAG CTCATCGTTTCGCTGGTGATGGGCGCATTGATCGATGCCGCCGGAACGACGACGGTAATCATCTTTACGGCGAGCGGCTGCACTCTGCTGGCGGCCATCTCCGCGATGAGCCTTCTCTACATGGATCTCTGA